A genomic stretch from Blastopirellula sediminis includes:
- a CDS encoding DUF1349 domain-containing protein, with product MQSLRSAAGILIGLAMATLVHAEIADWGIVEDPQGDCPIEENQGKLDFHVPPGIHNLNPVIGDTSAPRVWQEVVGDFVIEAHVLDFPIPAENIGNIRTSYVAAGLVVWQDDKNFLRWTRSAVGESKATFGSAELYEQGKLAAAFNVAWNGQPMWLRLERRAERVFLWISDDGIKWRRHTSLRMPFLPKVKVGVFALNSTKREFAATFSDFYLLESGGK from the coding sequence ATGCAATCTCTTCGCTCGGCGGCAGGAATCTTGATTGGGCTCGCGATGGCGACGCTGGTTCACGCGGAAATCGCCGATTGGGGCATAGTAGAGGATCCCCAAGGGGACTGTCCGATCGAGGAAAACCAGGGAAAGCTCGACTTTCATGTTCCGCCGGGGATTCACAATCTGAATCCGGTGATCGGAGACACGTCGGCGCCCCGGGTTTGGCAGGAAGTCGTAGGGGACTTTGTGATTGAAGCCCATGTCCTCGACTTCCCGATTCCGGCGGAAAATATCGGCAATATTCGCACGAGCTACGTTGCGGCTGGCCTTGTCGTTTGGCAGGACGACAAGAACTTCCTTCGCTGGACCCGTTCGGCGGTCGGGGAATCGAAAGCGACTTTCGGCTCGGCAGAGCTGTACGAACAGGGAAAGCTCGCGGCCGCTTTCAACGTCGCGTGGAACGGGCAGCCGATGTGGCTGCGGCTCGAACGCCGCGCGGAGAGGGTTTTCCTCTGGATTAGCGACGACGGCATCAAATGGCGCCGCCATACCTCCCTGCGAATGCCATTCTTGCCGAAGGTCAAAGTGGGGGTATTTGCGCTGAACTCGACCAAACGGGAGTTCGCGGCGACTTTCAGCGACTTCTACCTGCTGGAGTCTGGCGGCAAATAG